The Bacillus sp. NEB1478 genome contains the following window.
TATGAAATTTCTGCTCACATCTGCAGGCGTCAATAACAAAAGCATACACGACGCGCTGGTAGACATGTTGGACAAGCCGATTGCTGATTCAAATGCCTTGTGCATCCCCACCGCGATGTACGGTCACCCCTGGGTCGGCCCCGGCGTCAAAGCTTGGCAATTCATTAGCGGGAATTCCAAGAATCCCATGGTCGACCTCGGCTGGAAGTCGGTCGGCGTACTGGAGCTCACAGCGCTGCCAAGCATCGACGAAGACCGCTGGGTGCCGCTAGTCCGGGAGGCGGACGTCCTGCTGGTGGCGGGTGGCGACGCCCTCTACCTGTGCCACTGGATGCGGCAGTCCGGACTGGCAGACCTCTTGCCGTCGCTGCGTTCAGTTTATGTGGGACTGAGTGCCGGGAGTATGGTGATGGCACCTAACATCGGCGAATTCTTCGTTGGCTGGACTCCACCAAATGGTGGCGATGAAACGCTGGGACTGGTCGATTTTGCAATGTTTCCACACTTGGATCACGAGATGCTGCCGCACA
Protein-coding sequences here:
- a CDS encoding Type 1 glutamine amidotransferase-like domain-containing protein gives rise to the protein MKFLLTSAGVNNKSIHDALVDMLDKPIADSNALCIPTAMYGHPWVGPGVKAWQFISGNSKNPMVDLGWKSVGVLELTALPSIDEDRWVPLVREADVLLVAGGDALYLCHWMRQSGLADLLPSLRSVYVGLSAGSMVMAPNIGEFFVGWTPPNGGDETLGLVDFAMFPHLDHEMLPHNTMAAAEKWATEIQGPAYAIDDETAIKVIDGAAEVVSEGHWKLFSP